Proteins encoded by one window of Pseudobdellovibrionaceae bacterium:
- a CDS encoding transglycosylase SLT domain-containing protein: MFNSKLFRFVSLKFSTLSLCVCATSSVHAQSLQAPAIWSQLKYTLQAKPTEDKATQEESLAFFEPRKEQLSDYTYGVLAFQRGDHVEAEKFLNKSLEVKELAPYVHFYLGQILTAKGGSAKEALSHFNKALDYKPQQDLQRHIRFEMAKTLVAHNRLTEARAHLEGVRSSFRKTEFYPDIMWNLLVVDQRLQKNSVCTWFKTLFRSYPTYNSETTLWTMTDTSWQVRVKDKKMKLGCSIKASDRRAHVHQLIALGQYSKLQYELNDPSLNIPELELLDHKTEYELRAGDPEKAFKLLSEKYNKFQNDDDFLQLYGKAASRSLNHDAALKTYDERIRLAKTATQKAQTVFRKGFLEYELGKYAEAYNTFMAVPQIHANNIYQGDVLWYLGWTSYLQKNHDLAIKHFEDLLEHINKRRRLRSRDNYSKERVKYWLAHAYRLKGEDMVANAHFREIVESQDLGYYAFLSAAFLNRTKGKAKVNSNKKVVASKTSDLSDPLLQTLRVPWAGPYRVLNSVEAPNLVTTPVAVEEVDLDLNSQSFVDSVQETLEKNIQDDRPQMVSATMSRAELLKVFSEERFQPYADRFRLLSILGFSKEARWELYELEKKARSKEQKKALAILYYQVEDSHRASRILTLDFQQERMSPASFEHDPFYLWSSTFPQPHKKVVEASSMLFHVPENLVYSIMRAESFYSHQAMSGAGARGLLQLMPFTANRVADLLGKDGVQPDELFEPYINIQLGVRYLKRLLKAFDNDQILAIAGYNAGPHRVEWWVSRFGHLRQDEFIEHILFLETRNYVKKVMRYNWIYDLLYNAEQPMSLADIKNPLGFQLTRVPSMTEQWDSTE, translated from the coding sequence ATGTTTAATTCAAAGCTTTTTAGATTTGTCAGTTTGAAATTTTCAACATTAAGCTTATGTGTTTGTGCCACCTCATCGGTTCATGCGCAAAGTTTGCAGGCTCCAGCCATTTGGTCGCAGCTCAAATACACTTTGCAAGCCAAACCTACTGAAGACAAAGCCACTCAAGAAGAAAGCTTAGCTTTTTTTGAACCTCGTAAAGAGCAGCTTTCGGATTACACTTATGGGGTTTTAGCATTTCAGCGTGGTGATCATGTTGAAGCCGAAAAGTTTTTAAATAAAAGTCTAGAAGTCAAAGAACTTGCCCCTTATGTGCATTTTTATCTGGGACAAATTTTAACAGCAAAAGGAGGCAGCGCTAAAGAAGCGTTGTCTCATTTTAATAAAGCTCTGGATTATAAACCCCAACAGGATTTGCAAAGACACATTCGATTTGAAATGGCAAAGACCTTAGTGGCTCATAACCGATTGACTGAGGCCAGAGCCCATTTAGAGGGTGTGCGTTCTTCTTTCCGCAAAACAGAGTTTTATCCAGATATCATGTGGAACTTGCTAGTCGTGGATCAAAGACTGCAAAAGAATTCTGTCTGTACATGGTTTAAAACCCTATTTCGCAGCTACCCTACATACAATTCAGAAACCACACTGTGGACAATGACAGATACGTCTTGGCAGGTGAGAGTTAAAGATAAAAAAATGAAGTTAGGTTGTAGCATTAAAGCTAGTGATCGAAGAGCCCATGTGCACCAACTGATCGCTTTAGGGCAGTACTCTAAATTGCAATACGAGTTGAATGATCCATCGCTCAACATTCCTGAACTAGAGCTGTTAGATCACAAAACCGAGTATGAGTTGCGCGCGGGTGACCCCGAGAAGGCGTTTAAGCTGCTTTCAGAAAAGTACAACAAGTTCCAAAATGATGACGACTTTCTTCAGCTTTACGGCAAGGCGGCTTCTAGATCTTTAAATCATGATGCGGCATTAAAAACCTATGATGAAAGAATCCGTTTGGCTAAGACGGCAACTCAAAAGGCTCAGACCGTTTTTAGAAAAGGGTTTTTAGAATATGAATTAGGAAAGTACGCCGAAGCTTATAATACGTTTATGGCTGTCCCACAAATTCATGCCAATAACATTTATCAAGGGGATGTGCTCTGGTATTTAGGTTGGACGTCTTATTTGCAAAAAAACCATGATCTTGCCATTAAACATTTTGAAGATTTATTAGAACATATCAACAAAAGACGTCGCCTTCGCAGTCGTGACAATTACAGCAAAGAAAGGGTGAAGTACTGGTTGGCCCATGCTTATCGTTTAAAAGGCGAGGACATGGTGGCCAATGCTCACTTTAGAGAAATCGTTGAGTCCCAAGATTTGGGTTACTATGCTTTTCTATCAGCTGCATTTTTAAACCGCACTAAAGGTAAAGCCAAGGTCAATAGTAATAAAAAAGTGGTGGCCAGTAAGACTTCGGATTTGTCTGATCCGTTATTACAGACTTTGCGTGTACCCTGGGCGGGTCCTTATCGTGTGCTGAATTCTGTGGAAGCTCCTAATCTTGTGACCACACCTGTTGCGGTGGAAGAAGTGGACCTGGATCTTAACTCGCAAAGCTTTGTCGACAGTGTGCAAGAAACTCTAGAGAAAAACATTCAGGATGATCGTCCACAAATGGTGTCAGCCACAATGTCACGAGCTGAACTGTTAAAAGTCTTTTCTGAAGAGAGATTCCAGCCTTATGCTGACCGTTTCCGTTTGTTGTCTATTTTGGGTTTTAGTAAAGAGGCGCGTTGGGAACTTTATGAATTGGAAAAGAAAGCACGAAGTAAGGAACAGAAAAAAGCGTTGGCCATTTTGTATTACCAAGTGGAAGACTCTCATCGTGCTTCTCGAATTCTAACCTTAGATTTCCAACAGGAAAGAATGAGTCCTGCAAGCTTTGAACATGATCCTTTTTATTTATGGTCTTCGACTTTTCCTCAACCTCATAAAAAGGTGGTCGAAGCTTCATCTATGCTCTTCCATGTGCCAGAAAATTTAGTTTACTCGATCATGCGTGCAGAAAGTTTTTACTCTCATCAGGCGATGTCAGGGGCTGGGGCGAGAGGGCTTCTGCAGTTGATGCCATTTACTGCTAACAGAGTGGCGGACCTTTTAGGAAAAGATGGTGTGCAGCCTGATGAACTGTTTGAGCCTTATATCAACATTCAATTAGGTGTGAGATATTTGAAACGTCTACTTAAGGCCTTTGACAATGACCAGATCTTAGCGATTGCAGGTTACAATGCAGGACCACATCGCGTGGAGTGGTGGGTGAGTCGCTTTGGGCACTTAAGACAAGATGAGTTTATTGAACATATTCTCTTCTTAGAAACGCGCAATTATGTGAAGAAAGTCATGCGTTACAACTGGATTTATGACCTCCTATATAACGCAGAACAGCCGATGAGCCTTGCAGATATTAAGAATCCTCTAGGCTTCCAGCTGACTCGGGTGCCCTCTATGACAGAGCAGTGGGACTCCACAGAATAA
- a CDS encoding peptide ABC transporter substrate-binding protein codes for MRYVLLFSALLFVLSGCQKKIGANSYGLDKSDTLRLILSTEPPTLDWTKSSDTTSAFVQENIMEGLVEFDYTSPTLELEPALAESWTSNSDNTRWTFKLRKGVLWNDGVPLTIQHVFDGWKRLLDPETASIYSYFLFSIKNAQQYNSGELKDFSKVGVKIESEDTISVELGVPTNFPYLLTHHSTFPVRLDVIGKHGERWTIPSNIVTLGAYNLKIWDHDKAVVLERNEKYYGEKAIIKNILAYVIEQDVTALNLYVSKEVDALRTLSSAALKKLKTWPGYSQVPILTTYYYGFNTKRPPTDNADLRRAIISAVDRSQITKMLDGGQRPISGWIPTGMFGFDDEAGLKFNIEKALEYYHKAGYSKENPAPRISLSFNTNEDHKRVAENIQAQLKKNLNLSVEIKNEEWKVYLGTLRSNPANFYRMGWVADYPDPHNFYDLMNSKSDNNYTGWKSTEFDKYLDLALRSKDEEQKFKYYQGAGQLLLVEGAAVLPIYSGTRHNLVDSRVLNFPSNAMDRYPLKKVRLKDESK; via the coding sequence ATGCGATATGTGCTTCTTTTTTCGGCACTGCTTTTTGTGCTTTCGGGTTGCCAAAAAAAAATAGGAGCCAACAGTTACGGGTTAGATAAATCAGACACCTTACGCTTGATTCTATCCACAGAACCCCCCACCTTAGATTGGACCAAGTCTTCTGATACCACTTCCGCTTTTGTGCAAGAGAACATCATGGAAGGGCTCGTGGAGTTTGATTACACAAGTCCCACCCTAGAGCTTGAGCCTGCCTTAGCTGAATCTTGGACTTCTAATTCTGACAATACCCGTTGGACGTTTAAACTTCGCAAAGGTGTTCTTTGGAATGATGGTGTGCCTTTGACCATCCAACATGTTTTTGATGGGTGGAAGAGACTTTTAGACCCCGAGACCGCTTCTATATACTCTTACTTTTTATTCTCGATCAAAAATGCACAGCAGTACAATAGTGGTGAACTGAAAGATTTTTCTAAAGTGGGTGTAAAGATTGAAAGCGAAGACACGATTTCTGTAGAGTTAGGAGTTCCCACAAATTTTCCTTATTTACTGACCCATCACTCTACCTTTCCAGTGCGTTTAGATGTGATTGGTAAACATGGAGAGCGTTGGACTATACCCAGCAACATTGTCACTTTGGGTGCCTATAATTTAAAAATTTGGGATCATGACAAGGCTGTGGTTTTGGAAAGAAACGAAAAGTACTATGGTGAAAAGGCGATCATTAAAAACATTTTAGCTTATGTGATCGAGCAAGACGTTACAGCCCTAAATCTTTATGTATCTAAAGAGGTGGATGCGCTAAGAACCTTATCCTCTGCGGCTTTAAAGAAACTCAAAACATGGCCTGGATACTCGCAGGTTCCTATTCTTACAACGTATTACTATGGCTTTAATACGAAAAGACCTCCGACTGACAATGCAGATCTCAGACGTGCGATCATCTCAGCTGTAGATCGTAGTCAGATTACAAAAATGCTAGATGGAGGCCAAAGGCCCATTTCAGGTTGGATTCCTACGGGGATGTTTGGTTTTGATGATGAGGCAGGATTAAAATTTAATATTGAAAAAGCTTTAGAGTATTATCACAAAGCAGGATACAGTAAAGAAAACCCTGCTCCTCGAATTTCTCTGTCTTTTAACACCAATGAAGATCACAAAAGAGTGGCTGAAAATATTCAAGCCCAGTTAAAGAAGAACTTAAATCTGAGTGTTGAAATTAAGAACGAAGAGTGGAAAGTGTACTTGGGTACATTGCGTTCCAATCCTGCTAATTTCTATCGTATGGGATGGGTGGCCGACTATCCAGACCCTCATAATTTTTATGATCTGATGAATTCCAAGTCGGATAACAACTATACAGGTTGGAAGAGCACAGAATTTGATAAGTATTTGGACTTAGCTTTAAGGTCTAAGGACGAAGAGCAAAAGTTTAAATACTATCAAGGGGCAGGACAGTTGCTGTTAGTAGAGGGGGCTGCGGTTCTGCCTATCTATTCTGGCACACGTCATAATCTTGTAGACTCGAGAGTTTTAAATTTTCCAAGCAATGCTATGGACAGGTATCCGCTTAAGAAAGTTAGGTTAAAAGATGAATCTAAATAA
- a CDS encoding ABC transporter permease, with protein MNLNKISSFIGSQFLNIWLVFVIGVIITHLLDYIIPSFVIWMLVLSAGLGFAIFVVKQDLILYTLKRLGEALVVLWVIVTLTFLLLRVIPGGPFDQDKALPPEIKANIEKKYNLDKPLLQQYGSYLGGLLKGDMGESYKYLGRPVSEIVKDGLPGSFVLGFYALLIAFAIGIPLGLYAAARHNSFADNASMVLAISGVSLPNFLVAAILVQLFALKWGILPTSGWGSVYYYILPVVCLGVRPIAFIARLTRSSVLDVIGSDYIRTARAKGLSERVVLYKHVLKNSLIPVLTYSGPMVAAILTGSFVIEIFFSIPGIGKYLVQGVTNRDYPLILALTLLYSAVLVIANLIVDLLYAYFDPRIRLG; from the coding sequence ATGAATCTAAATAAAATAAGTTCTTTTATTGGAAGTCAATTTTTAAACATTTGGCTTGTATTTGTAATCGGGGTCATCATCACTCATTTGCTGGACTATATTATTCCCAGCTTTGTGATCTGGATGTTGGTGCTCAGTGCAGGCTTGGGATTTGCGATCTTTGTTGTGAAACAAGATTTGATTCTTTATACCTTAAAACGTCTTGGGGAAGCTCTGGTTGTTTTGTGGGTGATTGTCACTTTGACATTTTTGCTTCTTAGGGTGATCCCTGGTGGGCCATTTGATCAAGACAAAGCGCTACCACCAGAAATCAAGGCCAACATTGAAAAGAAATACAATTTAGATAAACCTCTTTTGCAGCAGTATGGAAGTTATCTGGGTGGACTTTTAAAAGGGGACATGGGTGAGAGTTATAAGTATCTGGGGCGTCCCGTTTCTGAAATTGTAAAAGATGGTTTACCAGGATCATTTGTTCTAGGGTTTTATGCTTTACTTATTGCCTTTGCGATAGGAATTCCTTTGGGCCTTTATGCAGCCGCAAGACATAACAGCTTTGCCGATAATGCGTCTATGGTGCTAGCGATCAGTGGGGTGAGTCTCCCCAACTTTTTGGTCGCGGCCATACTGGTGCAGCTCTTTGCCTTAAAGTGGGGGATTTTACCTACTTCGGGTTGGGGTTCTGTGTATTACTATATTTTACCCGTAGTCTGTTTGGGTGTACGTCCCATTGCTTTTATTGCGCGTTTAACTCGTTCAAGCGTGCTGGATGTGATTGGGTCTGACTACATCAGAACAGCAAGAGCAAAGGGCCTGTCAGAGCGAGTGGTGCTGTATAAACATGTGTTAAAAAATTCTTTGATTCCTGTTTTGACGTACTCTGGTCCTATGGTGGCTGCGATTTTAACAGGATCGTTTGTGATCGAAATCTTCTTTTCTATTCCTGGAATAGGGAAATATCTAGTTCAAGGGGTCACTAACAGGGACTACCCGTTGATTCTTGCTTTAACTTTATTGTATTCGGCGGTTCTTGTGATTGCCAATCTTATTGTCGATTTGCTGTACGCTTACTTTGATCCAAGGATTCGTTTAGGATGA
- a CDS encoding ABC transporter permease, producing MKKSTNSLWNDSFKRLKKNKGAMVSLWFIIFICLVALFAKYIAPYSFDAQNMDAIYEEPNSTYWLGTDGLGRDLLSRTIYGARMSMAVGIFTALISMIFGTIYGCISGWMGGRVDSVMMRTVDILMSFPSLILMILVKVVFDSVQIVENPELRALTSMLLALSIVGWVSLARIVRGQVLQVKELTYVEAARALGTPSWRILIKYILPNILGPIIVLLTFQIPSNILYESFLSFIGLGLQPPFSSWGVLVNDGYTSFVVYPYLIFPPAVALFVTMLAFNLFGDGLRDAFDPKMKK from the coding sequence ATGAAAAAATCAACTAATAGTTTATGGAATGATTCGTTTAAGAGGCTTAAGAAAAATAAAGGCGCCATGGTGTCTTTGTGGTTCATAATTTTTATTTGCCTTGTGGCTTTGTTTGCTAAATACATTGCTCCTTACTCTTTTGATGCTCAAAACATGGATGCGATTTATGAAGAACCTAATTCTACCTATTGGTTGGGTACGGATGGTTTGGGGCGTGACTTGTTATCACGCACCATTTATGGGGCAAGAATGTCTATGGCCGTGGGGATATTTACGGCACTCATCTCTATGATTTTTGGTACCATTTACGGTTGCATCTCGGGCTGGATGGGTGGCCGAGTGGATTCGGTGATGATGAGAACTGTGGATATTCTAATGTCGTTCCCTTCATTGATTCTTATGATTTTAGTCAAAGTGGTTTTTGATTCTGTACAAATCGTAGAAAATCCTGAACTTCGTGCACTGACTTCAATGCTTTTGGCTTTAAGTATTGTGGGTTGGGTGTCTCTAGCTAGGATTGTCAGAGGTCAAGTGTTACAGGTCAAAGAGCTGACCTACGTGGAAGCCGCAAGGGCCTTAGGAACTCCGAGTTGGAGAATTTTGATCAAGTATATTTTGCCTAATATTTTAGGTCCTATCATTGTGCTTTTGACGTTTCAAATTCCATCTAACATTTTATATGAATCATTTTTAAGTTTCATCGGCTTAGGTTTACAGCCCCCGTTTAGCAGTTGGGGAGTGTTGGTGAATGATGGGTACACGTCTTTTGTAGTATACCCTTATCTGATCTTTCCACCAGCAGTAGCCCTCTTTGTGACCATGCTAGCTTTTAACCTCTTTGGTGACGGCCTTAGAGACGCCTTCGACCCCAAGATGAAGAAATAA